In Streptomyces sp. NBC_00448, the following are encoded in one genomic region:
- a CDS encoding DUF2786 domain-containing protein: MEWLGTGAAEVAASQLAGAGERWAALAAEAYARVLREAAARGWQDADLVRMAGRELGADHHRLAEALAARPGRQRIAEFVAGERLDRFSAALLVVELLRLYATLPPITALTVPPPPHPGDGPGGKALARIRALLAKAESTGFPEEAEALSAKAQHLMARHSIDAAALAAAHGGGPDAPAARRIGVDRPYEGAKALLLDAVAAANRCESVWSSEFGFATVVGHPADLEAVEVMFTSLLVQADRALHRGRSSRSRDFRESFLIAYAARVRERLTAATDAEVAEAAREAGPALLPALAARDLAVRDTTRRLFPRTTATRLKGRDLDGWRHGRTAADRARLRDG, from the coding sequence ATGGAGTGGCTCGGTACGGGGGCAGCGGAGGTCGCGGCTTCGCAGCTCGCGGGCGCGGGGGAGCGGTGGGCGGCCCTCGCGGCGGAAGCGTACGCGCGGGTCCTACGGGAAGCGGCCGCGCGGGGGTGGCAGGACGCGGACCTGGTACGGATGGCCGGGCGGGAGCTGGGCGCCGACCACCACCGGCTGGCCGAGGCCCTCGCGGCGCGGCCCGGGCGGCAGCGGATCGCCGAGTTCGTCGCCGGAGAACGGCTGGACCGCTTCTCGGCGGCCCTCCTCGTCGTCGAACTGCTGCGCCTGTACGCCACTCTCCCCCCGATCACCGCCCTGACCGTCCCCCCGCCGCCCCACCCGGGGGACGGGCCCGGCGGCAAGGCCCTCGCCCGTATCCGCGCCCTGCTGGCGAAAGCGGAGTCCACCGGCTTCCCGGAGGAAGCCGAAGCGCTGTCGGCGAAGGCCCAGCACCTGATGGCCCGGCACAGCATCGACGCGGCCGCGCTGGCCGCCGCGCACGGCGGCGGCCCCGACGCACCCGCGGCCCGCAGGATCGGCGTGGACCGTCCCTACGAAGGCGCGAAAGCGCTCCTCCTGGACGCGGTGGCCGCCGCCAACCGCTGCGAGTCCGTCTGGTCCTCGGAATTCGGCTTCGCCACCGTCGTCGGGCACCCCGCGGACCTGGAAGCGGTCGAGGTGATGTTCACCTCGCTCCTGGTGCAGGCCGACCGCGCCCTGCACCGCGGCCGCTCCTCCCGCTCCCGCGACTTCCGCGAGTCCTTCCTGATCGCGTACGCCGCCCGGGTCCGCGAACGCCTCACCGCCGCCACCGACGCGGAGGTCGCCGAGGCCGCCCGCGAGGCCGGCCCCGCACTGCTGCCGGCCCTGGCCGCACGCGACCTCGCCGTACGCGACACCACGCGGCGCCTCTTCCCCCGGACCACCGCCACCCGGCTCAAGGGCCGCGACCTGGACGGCTGGCGGCACGGCCGTACGGCCGCCGACCGCGCCCGACTCCGCGACGGGTAG
- a CDS encoding DUF7144 family membrane protein — MSQSTAATPPPGSNPPGSTGGHDPRDDSRSAWAAGGAVFAGLMLMINGVLAILEGIVGIAKDSVYVRTRGDYVYKFDVTAWGWIHLVLGVIALLVGYFLLRGLVWARFIGIFIAGLNLIANFMFLPYQPIWAIIMIAIDTFVIWALATYHPRKLPYGSAL; from the coding sequence ATGAGCCAATCCACCGCAGCCACCCCGCCTCCCGGATCGAACCCGCCAGGCTCCACCGGCGGCCACGACCCCCGCGACGACTCGCGCAGCGCCTGGGCGGCCGGCGGCGCCGTCTTCGCCGGGCTGATGCTGATGATCAACGGCGTGCTGGCGATCCTCGAAGGAATCGTCGGCATCGCCAAGGACTCCGTCTACGTGCGCACCCGCGGCGACTACGTCTACAAGTTCGACGTGACCGCGTGGGGCTGGATTCACCTGGTCCTGGGCGTCATCGCCCTGCTGGTCGGCTACTTCCTGCTGCGGGGCCTGGTGTGGGCACGGTTCATCGGCATCTTCATCGCCGGCCTGAACCTGATCGCGAACTTCATGTTCCTGCCCTACCAGCCGATCTGGGCGATCATCATGATCGCGATCGACACGTTCGTGATCTGGGCGCTGGCCACCTACCACCCGCGCAAGCTGCCGTACGGGAGCGCGCTGTGA
- a CDS encoding polysaccharide pyruvyl transferase family protein has protein sequence MSTTPHDREPAGPEGPAGPEVRSAAAPEAPAPAPSAAALTGKRRIAFAAWVDTDRLPGLLALLRSLALTNQTVCEDFLVLHDGLPEGAAARIAALHPRAQLRCVQPESAARLASYAKAAGGTAEPGEYGVLEAFRVRDHDTVIVLDTARVACGPLGRLLTLRRGLAAAPYRVGEDGPGTDVLVLQREHLTDAFCARLDAVALDGGHPRERAAAGVLAAALDGEFVPLDVDGVFTTVDHEPGEPGSVSREFGAAEDADEADAGFRAEFMALPGAAHHDLLVHFGTPHTARTGDVGCARRVAASHIAAGEYQDAVDLLGSVHIPVDDAWPHEVYGQALMSVSRDDEARAHLRLATASPNWAPPAFARLAQIAWVRGDDDAARELALAGLDADPTHRPCRQMLLRTAAGDGPAGQSDAPEPADRREQLAHVAFYMPQQGNAGDKVLPEAVRLAFGPDAGPRRWHSVHAHRLFDEAALERVNSRRGLVIGGGGLFLPDTMPNGNSAWQWNVPDDLLGRIEVPIAVYAVGFNVFDGQSYRHDRFRTALRRLAERAVFFGLRNHGSIAQVRRLLPPELHDKVRFQPCPTTVTRHLVPGWTDPERRDETILLNAAYDRAGLRFGHDYGHFLAELASSIRTLGAHAEVRCVAHTVEDERIAYDLRREHGVTMPVVPMYDFDNDQIRATYARTKLVIGMRGHAGMVPFGCGTPVISLISHPKMAYFLADIERPEWGVSVHDRDLSAHLTDRATALLLNHEAAVADVHERQHMLWRVTQSNAATLRTLGF, from the coding sequence ATGAGCACCACCCCCCACGACCGCGAACCGGCAGGACCCGAAGGACCCGCAGGGCCCGAAGTCCGTTCGGCCGCGGCACCCGAAGCCCCCGCGCCCGCCCCCTCCGCCGCCGCGCTCACCGGCAAGCGGCGGATCGCCTTCGCCGCGTGGGTGGACACCGACCGGCTGCCCGGCCTGCTGGCGCTGCTGCGCAGCCTCGCGCTGACCAACCAGACCGTGTGCGAGGACTTCCTCGTCCTGCACGACGGGCTGCCCGAGGGCGCCGCCGCCCGCATCGCGGCCCTGCACCCGCGCGCCCAACTCCGTTGTGTGCAGCCCGAGTCGGCGGCCCGTCTCGCGTCGTACGCGAAGGCCGCGGGCGGCACGGCCGAGCCGGGCGAGTACGGCGTGCTGGAGGCGTTCCGGGTCCGCGACCACGACACCGTGATCGTGCTGGACACCGCGCGGGTGGCGTGCGGCCCGCTCGGCCGGCTGCTCACGCTGCGCCGCGGCCTGGCGGCGGCACCGTACCGGGTGGGCGAGGACGGGCCGGGCACGGATGTGCTGGTGCTCCAGCGAGAGCACCTGACGGACGCGTTCTGCGCCCGGCTGGACGCGGTGGCGCTCGACGGCGGCCACCCGCGCGAGCGGGCCGCGGCGGGGGTGCTGGCGGCAGCGCTGGACGGGGAGTTCGTGCCGCTGGACGTCGACGGGGTGTTCACGACAGTGGACCATGAGCCGGGCGAACCAGGCTCCGTATCAAGGGAGTTCGGGGCGGCCGAGGACGCGGACGAGGCGGACGCCGGTTTCCGGGCGGAGTTCATGGCGCTGCCGGGCGCCGCGCACCACGACCTGCTCGTGCACTTCGGCACCCCGCACACCGCCAGGACCGGCGACGTCGGCTGCGCCCGCCGGGTCGCGGCCTCGCACATCGCCGCGGGCGAGTACCAGGACGCGGTGGACCTGCTCGGTTCGGTGCACATCCCGGTGGACGACGCGTGGCCGCACGAGGTCTACGGCCAGGCGCTGATGAGCGTCTCCCGCGACGACGAGGCGCGGGCGCACCTGCGGCTGGCCACCGCCTCCCCCAACTGGGCGCCGCCCGCCTTCGCCCGGCTGGCCCAGATCGCCTGGGTGCGCGGAGACGACGACGCCGCAAGGGAGTTGGCGCTCGCCGGGCTCGACGCGGACCCGACCCATCGGCCGTGCCGGCAGATGCTGCTGCGTACCGCCGCCGGCGACGGCCCCGCCGGGCAGTCCGACGCGCCCGAACCCGCCGACCGGCGGGAGCAGTTGGCGCATGTCGCGTTCTACATGCCGCAGCAGGGCAACGCGGGCGACAAGGTGCTGCCCGAGGCCGTACGACTCGCGTTCGGCCCCGACGCGGGCCCGCGCCGCTGGCACTCCGTCCACGCCCACCGTCTCTTCGACGAGGCCGCGCTGGAACGGGTCAACTCCCGGCGCGGGCTGGTGATCGGCGGCGGCGGGCTGTTCCTGCCCGACACCATGCCCAACGGCAACAGCGCCTGGCAGTGGAACGTCCCCGACGACCTGCTGGGGCGGATCGAGGTGCCCATCGCGGTCTACGCGGTCGGCTTCAACGTCTTCGACGGCCAGTCCTACCGGCACGACCGGTTCCGCACGGCGCTGCGCCGGCTCGCCGAGCGGGCGGTCTTCTTCGGCCTGCGCAACCACGGCTCCATCGCGCAGGTGCGCCGCCTGCTGCCGCCCGAACTCCACGACAAGGTGCGCTTCCAGCCCTGCCCCACCACCGTCACCCGCCACCTGGTCCCCGGCTGGACCGACCCCGAGCGACGTGACGAGACCATCCTGCTCAACGCCGCGTACGACCGCGCGGGGCTGCGGTTCGGCCACGACTACGGCCACTTCCTCGCCGAACTCGCCTCCTCCATAAGGACATTGGGCGCCCACGCCGAAGTACGCTGCGTCGCCCACACGGTCGAGGACGAGCGGATCGCGTACGACCTGCGGCGCGAGCACGGCGTCACGATGCCCGTCGTACCCATGTACGACTTCGACAACGACCAGATCCGCGCGACCTATGCCCGCACCAAGCTGGTGATCGGCATGCGCGGGCACGCCGGGATGGTCCCGTTCGGCTGCGGCACCCCCGTCATCAGCCTCATCTCCCACCCCAAGATGGCGTATTTCCTCGCGGACATCGAACGCCCCGAGTGGGGTGTGTCCGTCCACGACCGCGACCTCTCCGCACACCTCACCGACCGCGCGACCGCCCTCCTCCTCAACCACGAAGCGGCTGTCGCCGACGTCCACGAACGCCAGCACATGCTGTGGCGCGTCACCCAATCCAACGCGGCCACCCTCCGCACCCTCGGGTTCTGA
- a CDS encoding MarR family winged helix-turn-helix transcriptional regulator, with protein sequence MTESTAGEQIAEDFGDIVRRESRAVVYGELTAGLGPALDEATYPVLSGLARGGPRSAARLGHAIGLDRSVVSRHADRLQGAGLLRREPDPSDRRASLLVLTAEGERVVARMRARLAERFDAYLAHWPPAEAEAFARALHRFTQEALLPRES encoded by the coding sequence ATGACCGAATCCACCGCCGGAGAGCAGATCGCCGAGGACTTCGGGGACATCGTCCGCCGGGAATCGCGCGCCGTGGTCTACGGCGAACTCACCGCGGGCCTGGGCCCGGCCCTGGACGAGGCCACCTACCCCGTGCTGAGCGGCCTCGCCAGGGGCGGCCCCCGCAGCGCCGCCCGCCTGGGCCACGCCATCGGTCTGGACCGCTCCGTGGTCAGCCGGCACGCCGACCGGCTCCAGGGCGCGGGCCTGCTCCGGCGCGAACCCGACCCCTCCGACCGCCGCGCCAGCCTGCTCGTCCTGACCGCCGAGGGCGAGCGCGTCGTCGCCCGGATGCGCGCCCGTCTGGCCGAGCGGTTCGACGCCTACCTCGCGCACTGGCCGCCCGCCGAGGCCGAGGCGTTCGCCCGCGCCCTGCACCGCTTCACCCAGGAAGCCCTGCTTCCACGGGAGTCGTAG
- a CDS encoding glutamate decarboxylase, which produces MSLHKGSGSPHEVSVNPFYLGAADPIGAMQTAPPKHRLPDGPMTPSAAYQLVHDELMLDGNSRLNLATFVTTWMEPQANVLMAECVDKNMIDKDEYPRTAELERRCVSMLADLWNAPDPGSVVGCSTTGSSEACMLAGMALKRRWSKRTPGYPATARPNLVMGANVQVCWEKFCTFWEVEPRLAPMSGDRLHLDAEAALALCDENTIGVVAVLGSTFDGSYEPVAEICAALDDYEQRTGTHIPVHVDGASGGMIAPFLDPDLEWDFRLPRVASINTSGHKYGLVYPGVGWALWRDTESLPEELVFRVNYLGGDMPTFALNFSRPGAQVVAQYYSFLRLGHDGYRAVQQSSREVATSLAKRFEELDDFRLITRGDQLPVFAVTTTPEVTAYDVFDVSRRLRERGWLVPAYTYPANRQDLAVLRVVCRNGFSLDLAHLLMDDVASLLPELRRQAHPLNRPESVATAFHH; this is translated from the coding sequence ATGTCGTTGCACAAAGGTTCGGGCTCCCCCCACGAGGTCTCCGTCAATCCGTTCTACCTCGGCGCCGCCGATCCGATCGGCGCCATGCAGACCGCCCCGCCCAAGCACCGCCTGCCCGACGGTCCGATGACCCCCTCCGCGGCGTACCAGCTCGTGCACGACGAGCTGATGCTCGACGGCAACTCCCGGCTCAACCTCGCCACGTTCGTGACCACGTGGATGGAGCCGCAGGCCAACGTGCTGATGGCCGAGTGCGTCGACAAGAACATGATCGACAAGGACGAGTACCCGCGCACGGCCGAGCTGGAGCGGCGCTGCGTGTCGATGCTCGCCGACCTGTGGAACGCCCCCGACCCCGGCTCGGTCGTCGGCTGCTCGACCACCGGTTCCTCCGAAGCCTGCATGCTCGCCGGGATGGCGCTCAAGCGCCGCTGGTCCAAGCGCACCCCGGGTTACCCGGCCACCGCCCGGCCGAACCTGGTGATGGGTGCCAACGTCCAGGTGTGCTGGGAGAAGTTCTGCACGTTCTGGGAGGTCGAACCGCGGCTCGCGCCGATGAGCGGCGACCGGCTGCACCTGGACGCCGAGGCCGCGCTGGCGCTGTGCGACGAGAACACCATCGGCGTGGTGGCCGTCCTCGGCTCCACCTTCGACGGGTCGTACGAGCCGGTCGCCGAGATCTGCGCGGCCCTGGACGACTACGAGCAGCGCACCGGCACCCACATCCCGGTCCACGTGGACGGCGCCTCCGGCGGCATGATCGCGCCGTTCCTCGACCCGGACCTGGAGTGGGACTTCCGGCTGCCGCGGGTCGCCTCGATCAACACCTCCGGCCACAAGTACGGGCTGGTCTACCCCGGCGTCGGCTGGGCGCTGTGGCGTGACACCGAGTCGCTGCCGGAGGAACTGGTCTTCCGGGTGAACTACCTCGGCGGCGACATGCCCACCTTCGCGCTGAACTTCTCCCGCCCGGGCGCCCAAGTGGTCGCGCAGTACTACTCCTTCCTGCGGCTGGGCCACGACGGCTACCGCGCGGTGCAGCAGTCCAGCCGGGAGGTGGCCACCTCCCTCGCGAAACGCTTCGAGGAACTGGACGACTTCCGGCTCATCACCAGGGGCGACCAGCTCCCGGTGTTCGCGGTCACCACCACGCCGGAGGTGACGGCGTACGACGTGTTCGACGTCTCGCGGCGGCTGCGCGAACGCGGCTGGCTGGTGCCCGCGTACACCTACCCGGCGAACCGGCAGGACCTGGCAGTGCTGCGGGTGGTGTGCCGCAACGGCTTCTCCTTGGACCTGGCCCACCTGCTGATGGACGACGTGGCCTCGCTGCTGCCCGAACTGCGCCGCCAGGCGCACCCGTTGAACCGCCCCGAGTCGGTGGCCACCGCGTTCCACCACTGA
- a CDS encoding rod shape-determining protein, translating to MSPSLDQLRRCTIAVDIGAARTRVHLRGSGLVVDEPSVAAVDIRTGALIAVGKQAETMSGRTPDHIRVARPVAGGAVVDIEMAQRMLRHVLGDKLGRRWLRLRGTPVMRAAVCMPHGSAPIARRAAAETMYGLGARRVEMVDTLISAAVGCGLPVEHPEATMIVVCGAGTTQVAVLSLGSIVAAETVPVGGDAIDRAVVDHLRSNHALMLPSQAVRPLHKVLGTAESGGTTTTEVYGRDVASGLARSVLVETEVVRSAMRTPLNAVLDAITNVLRRCAPDLVSDLADRGIMLAGGSAHMPGLDLMLREATNMPVNVAPNPDTVAVRGLGAMIEGKVRPMVLSPITA from the coding sequence CTGTCCCCCAGCCTCGACCAACTGCGGCGCTGCACCATCGCGGTGGACATCGGCGCCGCCCGCACCCGGGTCCACCTGCGCGGTAGCGGCCTCGTGGTCGACGAGCCGAGCGTCGCCGCGGTGGACATCCGCACCGGGGCGCTGATCGCCGTCGGCAAGCAGGCGGAGACGATGTCCGGCCGCACCCCCGACCACATCCGGGTGGCCCGCCCGGTGGCCGGCGGCGCGGTCGTCGACATCGAGATGGCCCAGCGGATGCTGCGGCACGTCCTCGGCGACAAGCTCGGCCGGCGCTGGCTGCGGCTGCGCGGCACCCCCGTGATGCGCGCGGCGGTGTGCATGCCGCACGGCAGCGCCCCGATCGCCCGCCGCGCCGCCGCCGAGACGATGTACGGGCTCGGCGCGCGCCGGGTGGAGATGGTGGACACGCTGATCTCCGCGGCGGTCGGCTGCGGGCTGCCCGTGGAGCACCCCGAGGCCACGATGATCGTGGTGTGCGGGGCGGGGACGACCCAGGTCGCGGTGCTCTCGCTCGGCTCCATCGTGGCCGCGGAGACCGTGCCGGTCGGCGGCGACGCGATCGACCGGGCGGTGGTGGACCACCTGCGCAGCAACCACGCGCTGATGCTGCCGAGCCAGGCGGTGCGGCCGCTGCACAAGGTGCTCGGCACGGCCGAGTCCGGCGGCACCACCACCACCGAGGTCTACGGGCGGGACGTGGCCAGCGGGCTGGCCCGCTCGGTCCTGGTCGAGACCGAGGTGGTGCGCAGCGCGATGCGCACCCCCCTCAACGCGGTGCTCGACGCCATCACGAACGTGCTGCGCCGCTGCGCCCCCGACCTCGTCTCCGACCTGGCCGACCGCGGGATCATGCTGGCCGGCGGCAGCGCGCACATGCCCGGGCTCGACCTGATGCTCCGCGAGGCCACGAACATGCCGGTGAACGTGGCGCCCAACCCCGACACGGTCGCCGTCCGCGGGCTCGGCGCGATGATCGAGGGGAAGGTCAGGCCGATGGTGCTCAGCCCGATCACCGCGTGA
- a CDS encoding VOC family protein, whose protein sequence is MLRIGSVVMGVGDVARASAFWMRALDYVPREEPEDDWVVLVPAAGSGPQLSLGLSETPVQEYPRVHLDLYAGDAADQAAEVERLLALGARRVDWHDYPEDADFVVLADTEGNRFCVIDTGHS, encoded by the coding sequence ATGCTGAGAATCGGTTCGGTGGTGATGGGCGTCGGCGACGTGGCGCGGGCGTCGGCGTTCTGGATGCGGGCGCTGGACTACGTGCCGCGGGAGGAGCCGGAGGACGACTGGGTCGTACTGGTGCCCGCCGCCGGGAGTGGGCCGCAGCTGTCGCTGGGGCTGAGCGAGACCCCGGTGCAGGAGTACCCCAGGGTGCACCTGGACCTGTACGCGGGGGACGCGGCCGACCAGGCCGCGGAGGTGGAGCGGCTGCTGGCGCTGGGCGCGCGGCGGGTGGACTGGCACGACTATCCCGAGGACGCCGACTTCGTGGTGCTCGCGGACACCGAGGGAAACCGCTTCTGCGTGATCGACACCGGCCACAGTTGA
- a CDS encoding dodecin has product MADHTYRVTEIVGTSTEGVDAAVRNGVRRASRTLRGLDWFEITQVRGHIVDGEIDHYQVGLKVGFRLEDAE; this is encoded by the coding sequence ATGGCTGACCACACGTACCGCGTCACCGAGATCGTCGGCACCTCGACCGAGGGCGTCGACGCCGCCGTCCGCAACGGCGTCCGGCGCGCCTCGCGCACCCTGCGCGGTCTGGACTGGTTCGAGATCACCCAGGTGCGCGGGCACATCGTCGACGGCGAGATCGACCACTACCAGGTCGGCCTGAAGGTGGGCTTCCGCCTGGAGGACGCGGAGTAG
- a CDS encoding AfsR/SARP family transcriptional regulator, translated as MLGPLHAQITGREVRLDGPRQAKMLAALLIDANDLVVMERLVAVMWDGKVPATAVRQVQDALSGLRRNLAACGASRSLISTRRGGYQIHLDPDQLDLLEFDHERNLAPRYSAPSETAAGLRRALACWRGNALTGIASRVLQSDAARLNEKRAATHKRCLGVELDLGRHREVIEELAALLREHPYDEQVAEHLMVALYRCRRQGEALEVYERLRRTLADELGVDPSPPLQALHRRILVADPALAAAVPASGPPDARPEEPGAAATGPVMAMPVRQLPLDLPDFVGRADALAEVARLLGGSAPDRSPVAVVVGGPGVGKSCLATHAARLASASFPDGQLYLDLAGTSDEPRDPALMLAEALRAFGVTGSAIPNGVSERAALFRSLLAGHRMLVVLDDAGHADQVLPLLPGAVGCAVLITSRTLLTHLPGARHVDLDVLSPAEARELFTGIVGRRRIEREPAEADAILDCCGNLPLAIRIAGAKLTGRPAWSLRVLRERIEDESRRLAELRIGDLSVRASVELSLRLLPADAVRALSLLGLLGAQTLPGWVVGPLLDRPDADEVLDALVDASLVRLTTTDALGQPRYRLHDLIRTCAVEAATRLPAADKRDAMVRVLSTWLDLAGRGTARLPAGLLVGEPGSAPRRSLPDAVVARLTADPVGWFDAERATLLGAVKLAVDWKLDELAWELTAGTVTYYDHRCLYQDWEHGHRLALAAAETAGNARGASVLLRGLGQLQIYQDDFDKATDALESSVRLCKDGGDRRGEALSLAMLSTISRVRGRYGEGADRVEHALAIAVSEGDRHLEAQLSGSMAVMRLMHGELDEAESWFGRALRLARALDDGHRVAVVLRRFSRLHDRRGDPDEALRCLRQALATFEGMADERCAAYTLLEVGRVYAGRHDRDRAGPALERAAELFHRHGDRHDEAACWQLIGDLDAAAGAHDLARRHQERAQRLWQTIGDMRRTKAPAPPSSP; from the coding sequence GTGCTGGGTCCGTTACACGCCCAGATCACGGGGCGCGAGGTCCGACTCGACGGACCGCGGCAGGCCAAGATGCTGGCCGCGCTTCTGATCGACGCGAACGACCTCGTCGTCATGGAGCGGCTCGTTGCCGTGATGTGGGACGGGAAGGTACCCGCCACCGCGGTCCGCCAGGTCCAGGACGCTCTGTCCGGGCTGCGCCGCAACCTTGCCGCGTGCGGCGCGTCCCGCTCCCTGATCAGCACGCGGCGCGGCGGCTACCAGATCCACCTGGACCCGGACCAGCTCGACCTCCTGGAGTTCGACCACGAGCGGAACCTCGCCCCGCGGTACAGCGCTCCGTCCGAGACGGCTGCCGGGCTGCGGCGCGCGCTGGCCTGCTGGCGCGGCAACGCCCTGACCGGCATCGCGAGCCGGGTCCTGCAGTCGGATGCGGCCCGCCTGAACGAGAAGCGTGCGGCCACGCACAAACGGTGTCTGGGTGTCGAACTCGACCTGGGGCGCCATCGTGAGGTCATCGAGGAGCTGGCCGCCCTGCTGCGCGAGCACCCCTATGACGAGCAGGTCGCCGAACACCTGATGGTCGCCCTCTACCGGTGCCGGCGGCAGGGCGAAGCGCTGGAGGTGTACGAGCGGCTGCGCCGGACACTCGCGGACGAACTCGGCGTCGACCCCTCCCCGCCGCTCCAGGCGCTGCACCGGCGCATCCTCGTCGCCGATCCCGCCCTGGCGGCCGCTGTCCCGGCGAGCGGTCCCCCGGACGCCCGGCCGGAAGAGCCCGGCGCCGCGGCCACCGGACCGGTCATGGCGATGCCGGTGCGCCAACTGCCGCTCGACTTACCCGACTTCGTGGGACGGGCCGACGCGCTGGCAGAGGTGGCCCGGTTACTCGGCGGGTCGGCGCCGGACCGGTCCCCGGTGGCCGTCGTCGTGGGCGGTCCCGGTGTCGGCAAGTCCTGCCTGGCGACGCACGCCGCGCGGCTGGCGAGCGCCTCCTTTCCCGACGGGCAGCTCTACCTCGACCTCGCCGGGACATCGGACGAGCCGCGGGACCCGGCCCTGATGCTGGCGGAGGCGCTGCGCGCGTTCGGGGTCACCGGCAGCGCGATCCCGAACGGGGTGTCCGAACGGGCCGCGCTCTTCCGCTCGTTGCTGGCGGGCCACCGGATGCTCGTGGTGCTGGACGACGCCGGGCACGCCGACCAGGTGCTGCCGCTGCTGCCGGGGGCCGTCGGCTGCGCCGTGCTGATCACCAGTCGCACCCTGTTGACGCACCTTCCCGGCGCCCGGCACGTCGACCTGGACGTGCTGAGCCCGGCGGAGGCCCGGGAGCTGTTCACCGGCATCGTCGGGCGGCGGCGGATCGAGCGGGAACCGGCGGAGGCCGACGCGATACTCGACTGCTGCGGCAACCTGCCGCTGGCGATCCGGATCGCCGGTGCCAAGCTCACCGGCCGACCGGCCTGGTCGCTGCGGGTGCTCCGGGAACGGATCGAGGACGAGTCCCGGCGGCTGGCCGAGCTGAGGATCGGGGACCTCAGCGTGCGGGCCAGCGTCGAACTGAGCTTGCGGCTGCTGCCCGCCGACGCGGTGCGCGCGCTGAGCCTGCTGGGTCTGCTCGGCGCCCAGACCCTGCCCGGCTGGGTGGTCGGCCCGCTGCTGGACCGCCCGGACGCCGACGAGGTGCTGGACGCCCTCGTCGACGCCAGCCTGGTGCGGCTCACCACCACCGATGCCCTCGGCCAGCCGCGCTACCGGTTGCACGACCTGATCAGGACCTGTGCCGTGGAGGCGGCCACCCGGTTACCGGCGGCGGACAAGCGCGACGCGATGGTCCGGGTGCTGTCCACCTGGCTCGACCTGGCCGGGCGCGGCACCGCCCGGCTGCCGGCCGGGCTGCTGGTCGGCGAGCCCGGTTCCGCGCCGCGCCGGTCGCTGCCCGACGCGGTCGTGGCCCGGTTGACGGCCGACCCGGTCGGCTGGTTCGACGCCGAACGCGCCACCCTGCTCGGCGCGGTGAAACTGGCCGTGGACTGGAAACTGGACGAGCTGGCCTGGGAACTGACGGCCGGCACGGTGACCTACTACGACCACCGGTGCCTGTACCAGGACTGGGAGCACGGGCACCGGCTCGCCCTGGCCGCGGCCGAGACCGCCGGCAACGCACGCGGCGCATCGGTGCTGCTGCGCGGTCTTGGCCAACTGCAGATCTATCAGGACGACTTCGACAAGGCGACCGATGCCCTGGAGTCCTCCGTCAGGCTGTGCAAGGACGGCGGCGACAGGCGCGGCGAGGCACTGTCGCTGGCCATGCTGAGCACGATCAGCCGGGTGCGGGGCCGTTACGGCGAAGGCGCCGACCGGGTCGAGCACGCGCTGGCCATCGCGGTCAGTGAGGGCGACCGGCACCTCGAAGCGCAGCTGTCCGGTTCGATGGCCGTGATGCGGCTCATGCACGGTGAGCTCGACGAGGCCGAGTCCTGGTTCGGCCGGGCCCTGCGCCTGGCCAGGGCGCTCGACGACGGGCATCGGGTCGCGGTCGTGCTGCGGCGGTTCAGCCGGCTGCACGACCGGCGTGGCGATCCGGACGAGGCACTGCGCTGCCTGCGGCAGGCGCTGGCCACCTTCGAGGGCATGGCCGACGAGCGATGCGCCGCGTACACGCTGCTGGAAGTCGGCCGCGTGTACGCCGGCCGGCACGACCGGGACCGGGCGGGCCCGGCGCTGGAACGCGCGGCCGAACTCTTCCACCGGCACGGCGACCGCCACGACGAAGCCGCGTGCTGGCAACTGATCGGCGACCTGGACGCCGCCGCCGGTGCCCACGACCTCGCACGCCGGCACCAGGAACGGGCGCAGCGGTTATGGCAGACCATCGGTGACATGCGCCGGACGAAGGCCCCGGCGCCACCGTCGTCACCGTGA